One Danio rerio strain Tuebingen ecotype United States chromosome 22, GRCz12tu, whole genome shotgun sequence genomic window carries:
- the polr2eb gene encoding DNA-directed RNA polymerases I, II, and III subunit RPABC1, with the protein MDDEEETYRLWKIRKTIMQLCHDRGYLVTQDELDQTLDEFRSQFGDKPSEGRPRRNDLTVLVAHNDDPTDQMFVFFPEEPKVGIKTIKMYCQRMQEENITRAIIVVQMGMTPSAKQSLVDMAPKYILEQFLQQELLINITEHELVPEHIVMTKEEVTELLARYKLKESQLPRIQAGDPVARYFGLKRGQVVKIIRPSETAGRYITYRLVQ; encoded by the exons ATGGATGACGAGGAAGAGACATACAGACTATGGAAAATTAGAAAAACTATAATGCAG CTTTGTCACGATCGCGGATATTTGGTGACGCAGGATGAATTGGACCAGACTCTTGATGAATTCAGGAGTCAGTTTGGAGATAAACCGAGCGAGGGTCGACCACGACGAAATGACCTGACAGTCCTGGTGGCCCACAATGACGACCCGACCGACCAGATGTTTGTGTTCTTCCCGG AGGAACCAAAGGTTGGCATCAAAACCATAAAGATGTATTGCCAGCGCATGCAGGAGGAAAACATCACCCGCGCCATCATTGTAGTACAGATGGGCATGACACCCTCCGCCAAACAG TCTCTGGTCGACATGGCACCAAAGTACATACTGGAGCAGTTTCTTCAGCAGGAGCTTCTAATCAACATTACAGAACACGAG CTTGTTCCAGAGCACATAGTTATGACAAAAGAAGAAGTGACTGAGTTGCTGGCGCGGTA TAAGCTAAAGGAAAGCCAACTTCCCAGAATTCAAGCTGGGGATCCCGTTGCACGTTACTTTGGCTTAAAAAGAGGCCAG gttGTTAAGATCATCAGACCGAGTGAAACGGCTGGCCGATACATCACATACAGATTGGTCCAGTAA